One genomic segment of Tubulanus polymorphus chromosome 4, tnTubPoly1.2, whole genome shotgun sequence includes these proteins:
- the LOC141903242 gene encoding uncharacterized protein LOC141903242, producing the protein MYPSIMCVMSKDDVAVEKNDKFEEGSVISENIDVSLINADQDLELSVASQESTVAEGSVISENIDVSIVSLINADQDLELSVAAQESTVDVTSMNVFSSTPNKKRSSPLLKVAEGSVISENIDVSIVSLINADQDLELSVAPQESTVAEGSVISENIDVSLINADQDLELSVTPQERTDGLESLIIENVSQQGGEIGVGLFEEDMGSLLVEENSHNRSLYDEDIDLNEQSNEFDLSTTLNAITSVIKVDGNEVLESPVAMDCVIKPVEPRKCIKKGMVLEEVS; encoded by the exons ATGTATCCATCCATTATGTGTGTGATGTCAAAGGATGATGTGGCAGTGGAAAAGAATgataaat TTGAAGAAGGCAGTGTGATTTCGGAGAACATAGATGTCTCACTCATCAACGCCGATCAGGACTTAGAATTATCTGTAGCCTCACAGGAGAGTACTG TTGCAGAAGGCAGTGTGATATCGGAGAACATAGACGTCTCAATTGTATCACTCATCAACGCTGATCAAGACTTAGAATTATCTGTAGCTGCTCAGGAGAGTACTG ttgatgTGACTTCAATGAATGTGTTTTCAAGCACTCCGAATAAGAAAAGAAGCTCACCCCTACTTAAAG TTGCAGAAGGCAGTGTGATATCGGAGAACATAGACGTCTCAATTGTATCACTCATCAACGCTGATCAAGACTTAGAATTATCTGTAGCCCCTCAGGAGAGTACTG TTGCAGAAGGCAGTGTGATTTCGGAGAACATAGATGTCTCACTCATCAACGCCGATCAGGACTTAGAATTATCTGTAACCCCACAGGAGAGAACTG ATGGATTGGAGTCACTAATAATTGAAAACGTTTCACAGCAAGGAGGTGAAATAGGTGTCGGTCTCTTTGAAG aaGATATGGGATCACTGCTAGTTGAAGAAAATTCACACAATCGTTCCTTGTATGATGAAGATATAGATCTAAATGAAC AATCGAACGAGTTTGATTTGAGTACAACCCTGAACGCTATAACTAGTGTCATCAAAG TTGATGGAAATGAAGTGCTTGAATCCCCTGTTGCTATGGATTGCGTTATCAAACCAGTGGAGCCTAGAAAATGTATTAAAAAAGGTATGGTATTGGAGGAGGTATCATGA